One Argentina anserina chromosome 6, drPotAnse1.1, whole genome shotgun sequence genomic window, AAATCAATATTTGCGTTTGCCGTCGGTGAGTCTTCGTTTTCCAGAGCCAAGATGCAGGCCAGTGATAGGTTCAACATTAATTCCCAGCTAGAACACCTTCAAGCTAAGTACGTGGGAACAGACCATGCTGACTTGCATAAATATGAATGGGACGTGAATATTCAGCGTGATAGTTATGCTTCCTATATCGGCCATTATCCGATTCTCTCCTATTTCGCTCTTGCTGACAATGAATCCATTGGCAGAGAACGCTACAACTTTATGCAGAGAATGATTAAGACCCGCGGTCCTCCCCCACaaagagaagaggatgatTGAAAACATCCCCAATTGTCTGATATATGTACAATTGGGGATGTTGGTTGTGCAGGTCTAgtttaagatcaagcttttgttgcTTGTAGGTTGTAATTTTGATTTCCCAAGTCATAATTAAAGCACTCTAGCTACCTGGAAAGGGTTTAGTTATATTATGATCATAATTGTGAACATGAGTTCATCTATAATAACCagatatttgaagaaaatttgACATCTAATGTACTTTCATTCCAAGTCTCTTGCTGTTTCATGGTTTGTGTTATGAGTATATGTCTGAATGGTCTGGTTGTATGAAGCTTTGTAAACTCATGTTCTCTTTATTTGCTAGTTGATTCCGACAATATGTTAAACATGCCACATTGAAACTCCTGGAGTAGTTTATGGCATACCGACCAAACAAAATGGCTCAAGGTATTGGGGACCAATGAAAGGTTGAAGCCATTGCCTGTAGATAAATGGTTTCATGACTTACCGTCAACAACAGCAACAAAGTGAGAAAATCATATAACTAAGGCAGTCCCAGATTGGTAAATAAGTGGGAGAAACCGACccggtttagtaaaaacaacCTTAAAGTCGCTAAAAATCCCCAAAAACCTTAAAACCCTGGATTCAGTCAAATGTTGTAAGCAATGGAATGACATGAAAACAGGGGAAGAGTGAGTTCAGAGGGTCATCGATGTTCGCTACGAGGAACCTCCGCAGACACTGCTTCAATTCCATCTCGTCTCTCCTCCAATCCAATCACTCCaagtactctctctctctctctctctctctctctctgatttagggtttagagcACCAATTTATTACATTCAAATCATTTATGTGACTACCCATTTGCTCTAAGATGATTCCCAAATTGAAAGACCAATGCTTTCTTAGTTGGATTTTTTACCCAGAAACTAATTCATTGTGGTAGTCTCAGTCTTTTGCTTTAGTTCTTACCATTGTTTGACTGGTTCAGCATGGTTTAGATGGTGTTCACTAATTTGTAGAATTAAGtactatatttaaaatttgaagCATTTGAGATGCATATTGTATCAATTTGTATGTTAATGGATTATGTTACTGTTGGTATGAGTAGTTAAGGACTCAAGGCCAATTTGGTGagtgtttgaatatgttttttCTGCAGGAATGTCTCGGTTTTAAGAGATGTTGGTCCCAAGCTGATCTCGAGCAATGTGGTTCGGCCTAGTAGAGGTAGTGAAGATTGTATTTCTTCTGCATCTTCACCTTTACATCCTTCGGATGGGTGGTCACGGCAAATGTCCACATATAGGGGGTCATCGTCATCTAGAGGATCGACATCTACAGGGAGGGGCATGAGAAGTAAAGTAGCAAGAAGGGTGGAAAAGGAGACAGGAAGAACTCAAAAGGAGGTTCGGAGGGCGAATAAGATTCGAAAAAAGCTGATGACTGAAAATGAGAGGCGTATTTACAACCTCAAAAGGGTATGTTTCAGTTCAATAGCACTTAAGCATTGGTTTCTGCTATTATGAACTCTGGTTAACAACTCTGAGCTTGTTACTGCATTTAGTTTTTTCAAATCCAGTGCCAAACAATTGTATCCGAACATATTCAATGCATGCAATCTATTATATGTTATGCACACACTTTTTCTCAGGTTGAATCTTTTGATATCACTTCATCAAATGGACCCAATCTTATGAGGAAGCTTGACTACCGCATATAGATGTCCTTTAGCATAAAGTGTCCTTGCTATATGCTTTTACAGATATCACGTTTCTCATGTAACCATATTAATTATCTGAATCATGCAGGCCAAGAGAAAAGTAGCATTGCTACTACAGAAGCTAAAGAAATATGAGCTTCCAGATCTGCCAGCTCCACGTCATGATCCGGAGCTATTTACCCTAGAGCAGCTTCAAGCATTTAAGAAGATTGGTTTCAGAAACAAAAACTACGTTCCTGTTGGTGTTCGTGGGGTATTTGGAGGAGTTGTCCAGAATATGCACATGCACTGGAAATTTCACGAGACTGTACAAGTTTGTTGTGATAA contains:
- the LOC126797449 gene encoding uncharacterized protein At4g14342-like encodes the protein MQASDRFNINSQLEHLQAKYVGTDHADLHKYEWDVNIQRDSYASYIGHYPILSYFALADNESIGRERYNFMQRMIKTRGPPPQREEDD